A genome region from Tenebrio molitor chromosome 4, icTenMoli1.1, whole genome shotgun sequence includes the following:
- the LOC138128625 gene encoding uncharacterized protein isoform X1, producing the protein MAFFTAIGKLLTTLVALGSARPEAGYSYSPPSSSYGAPSGGGGGFGGGTGLGGGFGGGHGGGGGGGFGGGFGGGFGGGAGGGFGGGGGGGFGGGAGGGGGFGGGFGGGFGGGTTVQKHIYVHVPPPEPEEFRPQRPIQVGQAQKHYKIIFIKAPSAPTPTAPVIPLQPQNEEKTLVYVLVKKPEDAPEINIPTPAPTQPSKPEVYFIRYKTQKAAGGGGGIGGGIGGGIGGGIGGGIGGGIGGGLGDGGLGGGIGGGHGGGIGGGIGGGIGGGIGGGHGGGIGGGIGGGHGGGSGGGISSSYGPPGKSGPY; encoded by the exons ATGGCGTTTTTCACAGCAATTGGAAAA TTGTTGACCACTCTGGTAGCTTTGGGCAGCGCCAGGCCCGAGGCCGGCTACAGCTACAGCCCCCCGTCTAGCTCGTACGGCGCGCCCTCGGGAGGCGGCGGCGGCTTCGGCGGCGGCACCGGCCTCGGCGGAGGCTTCGGCGGCGGACACGGAGGAGGCGGAG GTGGCGGCTTCGGCGGCGGATTCGGAGGAGGCTTCGGCGGAGGCGCCGGAGGAGGtttcggcggcggcggcggcggaggtTTCGGAGGAG GtgccggcggcggcggcggattCGGAGGCGGATTCGGCGGCGGCTTCGGCGGAGGCACCACCGTCCAGAAACACATCTACGTGCACGTGCCACCACCAGAGCCTGAAGAGTTCAGGCCCCAGAGACCCATCCAAGTGGGACAGGCCCAGAAGCACTACAAGATCATCTTCATCAAGGCCCCAAGCGCCCCAACTCCCACCGCCCCCGTTATTCCTCTCCAACCCCAAAACGAAGAGAAGACTTTGGTCTACGTTTTGGTCAAGAAGCCCGAAGACGCCCCCGAGATCAACATTCCCACCCCCGCCCCCACGCAGCCCAGCAAACCGGAAGTCTACTTCATCAGATACAAGACTCAG AAGGCAGCCGGAGGCGGCGGCGGAATCGGCGGAGGCATCGGCGGCGGCATCGGTGGCGGAATCGGCGGAGGCATCGGCGGAGGTATCGGCGGAG GTCTCGGAGACGGAGGTCTTGGCGGCGGTATCGGCGGCGGCCACGGAGGCGGCATCGGCGGAGGAATTGGAGGAGGAATCGGTGGCGGCATTGGCGGAGGCCATGGAGGCGGCATCGGCGGCGGTATTGGCGGAGGTCATGGAGGCGGTTCCGGTGGCGGTATCTCCTCTAGCTACGGCCCTCCTGGCAAGTCTGGTCCATACTAA
- the LOC138128625 gene encoding uncharacterized protein isoform X2, which produces MKMKPFVLLTTLVALGSARPEAGYSYSPPSSSYGAPSGGGGGFGGGTGLGGGFGGGHGGGGGGGFGGGFGGGFGGGAGGGFGGGGGGGFGGGAGGGGGFGGGFGGGFGGGTTVQKHIYVHVPPPEPEEFRPQRPIQVGQAQKHYKIIFIKAPSAPTPTAPVIPLQPQNEEKTLVYVLVKKPEDAPEINIPTPAPTQPSKPEVYFIRYKTQKAAGGGGGIGGGIGGGIGGGIGGGIGGGIGGGLGDGGLGGGIGGGHGGGIGGGIGGGIGGGIGGGHGGGIGGGIGGGHGGGSGGGISSSYGPPGKSGPY; this is translated from the exons ATGAAGATGAAACCATTCGTG TTGTTGACCACTCTGGTAGCTTTGGGCAGCGCCAGGCCCGAGGCCGGCTACAGCTACAGCCCCCCGTCTAGCTCGTACGGCGCGCCCTCGGGAGGCGGCGGCGGCTTCGGCGGCGGCACCGGCCTCGGCGGAGGCTTCGGCGGCGGACACGGAGGAGGCGGAG GTGGCGGCTTCGGCGGCGGATTCGGAGGAGGCTTCGGCGGAGGCGCCGGAGGAGGtttcggcggcggcggcggcggaggtTTCGGAGGAG GtgccggcggcggcggcggattCGGAGGCGGATTCGGCGGCGGCTTCGGCGGAGGCACCACCGTCCAGAAACACATCTACGTGCACGTGCCACCACCAGAGCCTGAAGAGTTCAGGCCCCAGAGACCCATCCAAGTGGGACAGGCCCAGAAGCACTACAAGATCATCTTCATCAAGGCCCCAAGCGCCCCAACTCCCACCGCCCCCGTTATTCCTCTCCAACCCCAAAACGAAGAGAAGACTTTGGTCTACGTTTTGGTCAAGAAGCCCGAAGACGCCCCCGAGATCAACATTCCCACCCCCGCCCCCACGCAGCCCAGCAAACCGGAAGTCTACTTCATCAGATACAAGACTCAG AAGGCAGCCGGAGGCGGCGGCGGAATCGGCGGAGGCATCGGCGGCGGCATCGGTGGCGGAATCGGCGGAGGCATCGGCGGAGGTATCGGCGGAG GTCTCGGAGACGGAGGTCTTGGCGGCGGTATCGGCGGCGGCCACGGAGGCGGCATCGGCGGAGGAATTGGAGGAGGAATCGGTGGCGGCATTGGCGGAGGCCATGGAGGCGGCATCGGCGGCGGTATTGGCGGAGGTCATGGAGGCGGTTCCGGTGGCGGTATCTCCTCTAGCTACGGCCCTCCTGGCAAGTCTGGTCCATACTAA